In Mycobacterium gallinarum, a single window of DNA contains:
- a CDS encoding phosphotransferase: MKSAGATDVPLGIDAVTPQWLTDVLGSDVTGVRAEQIAMDSGFSSLLYRLTLTGDSVPPTLIAKLPALSEARGAMDLMGGYRREVAFYRDIAGRAPMKTPDVHVARIADNGVDFVLLLEDLASWDNADHLAGLSMDRARTCLESLAGLHAWSSHRANRHVLQQFPSMDNPMIREAMVPAFGYGWQSYLEKSDTALPSELAEFFEHFSDRAPAALSALTQHDMLIHGDIRADNLFFDGDALKVVDFQFAARGSGVADVAYLLTQGLPIEERTGQDEVLLREHLGHLADSGVDYGFDAAWRDYRTAAVYLTLMPVVALLTWDIVPERSRRLCLTLTDRAVAAIDEIDALEVFK, encoded by the coding sequence ATGAAGAGTGCGGGTGCGACCGACGTTCCGTTGGGGATCGACGCCGTGACACCGCAGTGGTTGACCGATGTGCTCGGTTCCGACGTGACGGGTGTCCGTGCCGAACAGATCGCGATGGACAGCGGCTTCTCGTCGCTGCTTTACCGCCTGACCCTGACCGGAGACAGCGTCCCGCCGACGTTGATCGCGAAACTCCCCGCGCTCTCCGAAGCCCGTGGTGCGATGGATCTGATGGGTGGTTACCGCAGGGAGGTCGCCTTCTACCGAGACATCGCCGGTCGGGCGCCGATGAAAACCCCGGACGTGCACGTCGCCCGGATCGCCGACAATGGTGTCGACTTCGTGCTGTTGCTCGAGGATCTCGCCAGCTGGGACAACGCGGACCATTTGGCAGGCCTGTCTATGGACCGAGCGCGAACGTGTCTCGAGTCATTGGCGGGATTGCACGCGTGGTCCTCGCACCGGGCCAATAGACATGTGCTGCAGCAGTTTCCGAGTATGGACAATCCGATGATCCGCGAAGCCATGGTGCCGGCCTTTGGCTACGGATGGCAGTCGTACCTCGAGAAGAGCGATACAGCTCTGCCGTCAGAGCTCGCCGAGTTCTTCGAGCACTTTTCGGATCGCGCTCCGGCAGCGCTTTCCGCGTTGACCCAACACGACATGCTGATACATGGTGACATCCGGGCCGACAATCTGTTCTTCGACGGTGACGCACTCAAAGTGGTGGACTTCCAATTCGCGGCCCGCGGGTCCGGTGTCGCCGACGTGGCCTACCTGCTCACCCAGGGATTGCCGATCGAGGAGCGTACCGGTCAGGACGAGGTCCTGCTCCGTGAGCATTTAGGCCATCTGGCCGACAGCGGAGTCGATTACGGATTCGACGCCGCGTGGCGCGACTACCGGACCGCTGCGGTGTACCTGACATTGATGCCCGTCGTCGCGCTACTGACCTGGGATATCGTGCCGGAACGGTCGCGCCGGCTCTGCCTCACACTCACCGATCGTGCGGTCGCCGCCATCGACGAGATCGACGCACTGGAGGTGTTCAAGTGA
- a CDS encoding nuclear transport factor 2 family protein produces MTRTAREVVELYNLVVWNERRFDLAEELMGDSVIRHNVGESTTLTHEQAVARIVDHWAMFETIRFDLNLVVAGDDGEHVAIVYQSPMELKDGTRTDVGSMEIFRVVDGRIVEVWNCGYKQGVWQ; encoded by the coding sequence GTGACTCGTACGGCGCGCGAAGTGGTGGAGCTGTACAACCTCGTCGTCTGGAACGAACGCAGGTTCGACCTTGCTGAGGAACTCATGGGGGACAGCGTGATTCGTCATAATGTCGGCGAATCGACGACGCTGACTCACGAGCAGGCGGTTGCGCGCATCGTGGACCACTGGGCCATGTTCGAGACGATTCGTTTCGACCTCAACCTGGTGGTGGCGGGCGACGACGGCGAGCACGTCGCCATCGTCTACCAGTCGCCGATGGAACTGAAGGACGGCACCAGGACCGATGTCGGCAGTATGGAGATCTTCCGGGTAGTCGACGGTCGGATCGTCGAAGTGTGGAATTGCGGCTACAAGCAAGGAGTTTGGCAGTGA
- a CDS encoding TIGR03857 family LLM class F420-dependent oxidoreductase, translating to MTERVLDELGYYLLAGAGGEGPAGLMDEARRGEELGFGTGFISERWNVKEACSLTGAALAVTNRMQIATAATNHNTRHPLITGSYATTMHRLSKGRFTLGIGRGIAAMYGAFGVPAVTTAQMEDFAQVMRRLWHGELIFNHDGPIGKYQLLFLDPDFNEDIRLAIVAFGPKTLALGGREFDDVILHTYFTPDTLQRAVKTVKDAAEQAGRNPDDVRVWSCFATVGDHLPEELRLKKTVARLATYLQGYGELLINTNGWDLSVLQRFRGDEVVQSIGGGIDHKATAEQIEHIATLIPDEWLEPSATGSAQQCVERIRKEFDYGADAVIMHGATPDELEPIVAEYRATV from the coding sequence GTGACTGAACGCGTCTTGGATGAGCTCGGCTACTACCTGCTGGCCGGCGCTGGAGGTGAGGGTCCGGCAGGCCTGATGGACGAGGCGCGGCGGGGTGAGGAACTGGGTTTCGGCACTGGGTTCATCTCCGAGCGGTGGAACGTCAAGGAAGCCTGCTCATTGACCGGCGCCGCGTTGGCCGTCACCAACCGGATGCAGATCGCCACTGCCGCGACGAATCACAACACCCGGCACCCGCTGATCACCGGCTCCTACGCGACCACCATGCACCGACTGTCGAAAGGCCGCTTCACCCTGGGGATTGGCCGCGGTATCGCAGCGATGTACGGCGCCTTCGGGGTGCCGGCTGTCACGACCGCGCAGATGGAGGACTTCGCTCAGGTCATGCGGAGGCTCTGGCACGGTGAGCTCATCTTCAACCACGACGGACCAATCGGGAAGTATCAGTTGTTGTTCCTGGATCCGGACTTCAACGAGGACATCCGGCTGGCGATCGTGGCGTTCGGCCCCAAGACGTTGGCGCTGGGCGGGCGCGAGTTCGACGACGTCATTCTGCACACCTACTTCACGCCCGACACCCTGCAGCGCGCGGTGAAGACCGTCAAAGACGCTGCGGAGCAGGCGGGCCGCAACCCCGACGACGTGAGGGTGTGGTCGTGCTTTGCGACGGTCGGTGACCATCTGCCCGAAGAGCTCCGACTGAAGAAGACGGTGGCGAGGCTGGCCACCTATCTGCAGGGATACGGCGAACTGCTCATCAACACCAACGGTTGGGATCTTTCAGTGCTGCAACGCTTCAGGGGCGACGAGGTGGTGCAGTCCATTGGCGGCGGCATCGACCACAAGGCGACTGCCGAGCAGATCGAACACATCGCCACGCTCATCCCCGATGAGTGGCTCGAGCCCTCTGCGACGGGATCGGCGCAGCAGTGTGTCGAGCGGATCCGCAAGGAATTCGACTACGGCGCCGATGCGGTGATCATGCACGGCGCCACTCCCGACGAACTCGAACCGATCGTCGCCGAATACCGTGCAACCGTGTGA
- a CDS encoding acyl-CoA carboxylase subunit beta: MTNEQGWKETLEDLDLRRERSRAMGGPERLAKHHGKGKLDARARLDHLLDKGSFREFGTLVGGEIAADGIVAGSGLVNGSPVMVGAEDFTTLAGSIGPGGNAKRYRLAELALRDRIPLVMLLEGAGFRPSGEHYGRTPTDLLAQAQCSGKVPMVGGLLGPSAGHGALVAPVCDWTIMSNQGAIFTAGPPVVKESTGEDISKEDLGGPSVALASGVIHNLAEDDQAVLDDIRRYLSYFPSSAWSYPASLPEDEVSEPRSTPELLDIVPRGNRRVYDMRAVLDVVFDDRGWFEVQPKFGQAMICALAHLGGHPVAVIANQPKVIAGSIDADAADKAAHFINVADSFHLPIVFLADNPGMLPGSRSEKSGVLRSGARMFAAQTAATTLKLHVTLRKAYGFGSMVMSLLGFDNQSATFAYPGATMGAMSAAALSKASHAAEDMEAKLRKAEVEASFRSARHLGFDDLISPEETRNALLSALQRGLYSRQAAAEPVSRTVITP; encoded by the coding sequence ATGACGAACGAGCAGGGTTGGAAGGAGACGCTCGAAGACCTCGATCTTCGGCGTGAGCGGTCGCGCGCGATGGGTGGCCCGGAGCGGCTGGCCAAGCATCACGGCAAGGGCAAGCTGGATGCCCGTGCGCGGCTGGACCACCTCCTCGACAAGGGCAGCTTCCGGGAGTTCGGCACGCTGGTGGGCGGTGAGATCGCAGCTGACGGGATTGTGGCCGGTTCGGGCCTCGTCAACGGCTCGCCTGTGATGGTCGGCGCGGAGGACTTCACCACGCTGGCGGGCAGCATCGGCCCCGGCGGTAACGCGAAGCGCTATCGGCTTGCGGAGTTGGCGCTGCGGGACCGGATCCCGTTGGTGATGCTTCTGGAGGGCGCGGGCTTCCGGCCCAGCGGCGAGCACTATGGCCGCACCCCAACCGATTTGCTCGCTCAGGCGCAATGTTCCGGCAAGGTGCCGATGGTCGGAGGGCTGCTCGGCCCGTCGGCGGGCCATGGTGCACTGGTGGCGCCGGTGTGCGACTGGACCATCATGAGCAACCAGGGCGCGATCTTCACCGCCGGCCCGCCGGTCGTGAAAGAGTCGACGGGCGAGGACATTTCGAAAGAAGATCTGGGAGGCCCGTCGGTGGCACTCGCCAGCGGGGTGATCCACAACCTCGCTGAGGACGATCAGGCGGTCCTCGACGACATCCGTCGCTATCTGTCGTACTTCCCGTCGAGCGCGTGGTCGTATCCGGCGTCACTGCCCGAGGACGAGGTGAGCGAACCGCGCTCGACGCCGGAACTGCTCGACATCGTCCCGCGTGGCAACCGGCGCGTCTACGACATGCGTGCCGTGCTCGACGTGGTGTTCGACGACCGCGGTTGGTTCGAGGTGCAGCCGAAATTCGGGCAGGCGATGATCTGTGCGCTGGCCCATCTCGGCGGTCATCCCGTCGCCGTCATCGCCAATCAGCCGAAGGTGATCGCCGGATCGATCGACGCCGACGCCGCCGACAAGGCAGCGCATTTCATCAATGTCGCCGACTCTTTCCACCTGCCCATCGTGTTCCTCGCGGACAACCCGGGAATGTTGCCGGGCAGCCGATCCGAGAAGAGCGGCGTGCTGCGCAGCGGTGCCCGGATGTTCGCCGCCCAGACCGCGGCCACCACGCTGAAGCTGCATGTAACCCTGCGCAAGGCCTACGGATTCGGGTCGATGGTGATGTCGCTGCTTGGCTTCGACAACCAGAGCGCCACGTTCGCCTACCCGGGTGCGACGATGGGCGCGATGAGCGCGGCCGCCCTTAGCAAGGCCTCCCACGCCGCCGAGGATATGGAAGCCAAGCTGCGCAAGGCAGAAGTCGAGGCGTCCTTCCGCTCGGCCCGCCACCTCGGGTTCGACGACCTCATCAGCCCGGAGGAGACGCGCAATGCGTTGCTCTCGGCGCTGCAGCGTGGGCTCTACAGCAGGCAGGCCGCGGCAGAACCGGTGAGCCGCACCGTCATCACGCCCTAG
- a CDS encoding LLM class F420-dependent oxidoreductase, whose translation MGSGAGLKVDGGVFSQLHAVVDAAVTLERRGYDGCWTAEVNHDPFLPLTLAAEHTETIELGTSIAVAFARNPMTVANVGWDLQEYSAGRLNLGLGSQIQPHIEKRFSMPWSRPVPRMREFVLALHEIWACWHNGSKLRFEGDFYTHKIMTPMFVPEPHQYGVPKVFIAAVGEAMTEMTGEVADGVLAHAFTTKRYFEEVTIPALMRGMAKSGRVRDDFQVSAPLFVVTGSDESELGAAALGTRKQIAFYGSTPAYKKVLDLHGWGALHDELHGLSLKGDWDGMGALIDDEILEAFAVVAPIDKLAVKIRDRCDGLIDRVMVGFPRTTSESTISAVLTELRAPTAQ comes from the coding sequence ATGGGTAGCGGCGCCGGCCTCAAGGTCGACGGCGGTGTGTTCAGCCAGCTCCATGCCGTGGTCGACGCGGCGGTGACCCTGGAACGGCGGGGCTATGACGGCTGCTGGACCGCCGAGGTCAACCATGACCCGTTCCTGCCGCTGACGCTCGCCGCCGAGCACACCGAGACGATCGAACTGGGCACCAGCATCGCTGTCGCGTTCGCCCGGAACCCGATGACCGTCGCCAACGTCGGCTGGGATCTGCAGGAGTACTCCGCGGGTCGGCTGAACCTCGGTCTCGGCTCGCAGATCCAGCCGCACATCGAGAAGCGCTTTTCCATGCCGTGGAGCCGGCCGGTGCCGCGGATGCGGGAGTTCGTGCTGGCGTTACACGAAATCTGGGCGTGCTGGCACAACGGCTCGAAGTTGCGGTTCGAGGGCGACTTCTACACACACAAGATCATGACGCCGATGTTCGTGCCGGAGCCGCACCAGTACGGCGTCCCGAAGGTGTTCATCGCCGCAGTCGGTGAGGCGATGACGGAGATGACGGGCGAAGTCGCCGACGGGGTTCTCGCGCACGCCTTTACGACCAAGCGGTATTTCGAGGAGGTGACCATTCCGGCGCTGATGCGGGGGATGGCCAAGTCGGGCCGGGTGCGCGACGACTTCCAGGTGTCGGCTCCGCTGTTCGTCGTCACCGGTTCCGACGAGTCCGAGTTGGGCGCCGCCGCCCTGGGCACCCGCAAGCAGATAGCTTTCTACGGTTCGACACCCGCGTACAAGAAGGTGCTCGATCTGCACGGCTGGGGAGCGTTGCACGACGAGTTGCACGGCCTTTCGCTGAAGGGCGACTGGGACGGTATGGGTGCCCTGATCGACGACGAGATTCTCGAAGCCTTCGCGGTCGTTGCGCCAATCGACAAGCTGGCGGTCAAGATTCGCGACCGTTGCGACGGTCTGATCGACCGCGTCATGGTGGGCTTTCCCCGTACGACTTCGGAATCAACAATCTCGGCGGTATTGACAGAGCTGCGCGCGCCGACTGCACAGTGA